A region of Prochlorococcus marinus subsp. pastoris str. CCMP1986 DNA encodes the following proteins:
- the rplI gene encoding 50S ribosomal protein L9, whose translation MAKRVKVVLTESVATLGRDGDVVEVAPGYARNFLLPFGKAANVTPSILKQIERKRAKEKIAAEKVKQEAIDFKTALATIGRFTIKKQVGEDGVLFGTVTNGDVAEAIEAATKKDIDRRDITVPDIHNLGSFVAKIKLHQEVSAEVNIEVTS comes from the coding sequence ATGGCTAAAAGAGTAAAAGTCGTTTTAACAGAATCAGTTGCCACTCTTGGTAGAGATGGTGATGTTGTAGAAGTAGCGCCTGGTTATGCAAGGAATTTTTTATTGCCATTTGGTAAAGCAGCTAATGTAACTCCTTCAATTCTGAAACAAATTGAACGAAAAAGAGCAAAAGAAAAAATTGCTGCAGAGAAAGTAAAACAAGAAGCTATTGATTTTAAAACCGCACTAGCAACCATTGGTAGATTTACAATCAAGAAACAAGTTGGAGAAGATGGTGTCCTTTTTGGAACTGTTACAAATGGAGATGTTGCTGAAGCTATAGAGGCAGCTACGAAAAAAGATATTGATAGAAGAGACATAACTGTCCCAGATATTCATAATTTAGGTTCTTTCGTTGCAAAGATAAAACTACATCAAGAAGTAAGTGCGGAAGTAAACATTGAAGTAACAAGTTAA
- a CDS encoding RNA ligase family protein gives MKHEELRKEEIIKKLELHPSRLDKEKVIFEAMENGLNDFFEGITMALDPLVTFGVKQVPEKKEETSGQGCKWSIFKVLTNQLIKRELTGHAARNAINLVMKSATKEQWNGFYRRVLIKDLRCGVSEKTINKVAKKFPRYSIPIFSCPLAHDSANHEKKMIGKKQIEIKLDGVRVLTIIRKNKVEMFSRNGKQFNNFGHIITEIEKVLEKHPAPYDLVLDGEVMSANFQDLMKQVHRKDGKQSKDAVLHLFDLCPIKDFKKGLWEKDQATRSMLVKDWVAKNATLLKHVQTLEWENVDLDTPEGQSRFVELNKSAVEGGYEGVMIKNPHGWYECKRTHNWLKAKPFIEVTLRVVAIEEGTGRNEGRLGAILVEGKDDQYNYRLNCGSGFSDSQREEYWSKKDKLIGQLVEIRADARTQSQDAETFSLRFPRFKCFRGFEPGEKI, from the coding sequence GTGAAACATGAAGAACTTCGGAAAGAAGAAATAATAAAAAAATTAGAATTACACCCAAGCAGACTAGATAAAGAAAAAGTCATTTTTGAAGCAATGGAAAATGGGTTGAATGATTTTTTTGAGGGAATAACTATGGCTTTAGATCCTTTAGTAACTTTTGGTGTAAAGCAAGTACCTGAAAAAAAAGAAGAAACATCTGGTCAAGGATGTAAATGGAGTATTTTTAAAGTATTAACTAATCAATTAATCAAAAGAGAACTTACTGGGCATGCCGCTAGAAATGCGATCAATTTAGTTATGAAATCTGCAACTAAAGAACAATGGAACGGATTTTATAGACGAGTATTGATTAAAGATCTTCGTTGTGGGGTTTCTGAAAAAACAATAAACAAAGTTGCAAAAAAATTTCCAAGGTATTCTATACCTATCTTCTCATGTCCCCTTGCACATGACAGCGCAAACCATGAAAAGAAAATGATAGGAAAGAAACAAATTGAGATTAAATTAGACGGAGTCAGAGTATTAACAATTATTAGAAAAAATAAAGTAGAAATGTTTTCTCGAAACGGAAAACAATTTAATAACTTTGGTCATATCATTACAGAAATAGAAAAAGTATTAGAGAAACATCCTGCCCCCTACGATTTAGTCTTAGACGGTGAAGTAATGAGTGCTAATTTTCAAGACCTAATGAAGCAAGTACATAGAAAAGATGGCAAACAATCCAAAGATGCAGTTTTACACTTATTTGATTTATGTCCAATTAAAGATTTCAAGAAGGGTTTATGGGAAAAAGATCAAGCTACTAGAAGTATGTTGGTAAAAGATTGGGTAGCAAAAAATGCAACTCTTTTAAAACATGTCCAAACACTTGAATGGGAAAATGTGGATTTAGATACTCCTGAAGGACAAAGTAGATTTGTAGAACTTAACAAATCAGCGGTAGAGGGAGGATATGAAGGCGTGATGATTAAAAATCCTCATGGGTGGTATGAATGCAAGAGAACACACAATTGGTTAAAAGCAAAACCATTCATAGAAGTTACCTTAAGAGTTGTAGCAATAGAAGAAGGGACAGGCAGAAACGAAGGCAGACTTGGAGCAATCCTGGTTGAAGGTAAAGATGATCAATATAATTATCGTCTTAATTGCGGAAGTGGATTTAGTGATTCTCAACGTGAAGAATATTGGAGTAAAAAAGATAAACTAATCGGCCAATTGGTAGAAATCAGAGCTGATGCAAGAACTCAATCTCAAGATGCTGAAACATTCAGTCTTAGGTTCCCAAGATTCAAGTGCTTTAGAGGTTTCGAACCAGGTGAAAAAATATAA
- the dnaB gene encoding replicative DNA helicase: protein MVSVPFSNNGSNKNFKKDFNNENAGLVPPQNIQAEEAVLGGILLDPDAIGRIADLIKPEAFYINAHQEIYKTALMLHTQGKPTDLTSMSAWLADNGSLEKIGGNSKLVELVENVSSTASIEQVANLISDKFIRRQLIRSGNEVVQLGFDQTQETNEVLDKAEQKIFEISQEKPTKGLTQAAEILTSTFNEIESRSLGTSVAGIPVNFYDLDAMTQGFQRSDLIIVAGRPSMGKTSMVLNLAKNVAQSQDLPVCVFSLEMSKEQLTYRLLSMEVGIESGRLRTGRLQQEEWPLLGEGINSLGQLPIFIDDKPNLSVLEMRSLCRRLIAEQKKELGLIVIDYLQLMEGTTPDNRVQELSRITRGLKSMARELKVPVVALSQLSRGVESRTNKRPMLSDLRESGSIEQDADLVLMIYRDEYYNPETEDRGITEIIVTKHRNGPVGTVKLLFEPQFTRFRNLAN from the coding sequence ATGGTTTCAGTTCCTTTTTCAAATAATGGGTCTAATAAGAATTTTAAAAAGGACTTTAATAATGAAAACGCTGGTTTAGTTCCTCCCCAAAATATTCAAGCAGAAGAAGCTGTTTTAGGTGGAATTTTACTTGATCCTGATGCGATAGGAAGGATTGCAGACTTGATTAAACCAGAAGCCTTTTATATAAATGCTCATCAAGAGATATATAAAACCGCGTTAATGTTGCATACACAAGGCAAACCTACAGATCTAACTTCAATGAGTGCATGGCTTGCTGACAATGGATCACTTGAAAAGATTGGAGGCAATTCTAAATTAGTAGAACTTGTAGAAAATGTTTCTTCAACAGCTTCAATAGAACAAGTTGCTAATTTAATTAGTGATAAATTTATAAGGAGACAACTCATCCGATCTGGGAATGAGGTTGTTCAACTAGGATTTGATCAAACACAAGAAACCAATGAAGTTTTAGATAAGGCAGAACAGAAAATTTTTGAAATTAGTCAAGAAAAACCGACAAAAGGTCTGACCCAAGCGGCAGAAATTCTTACAAGTACTTTTAATGAAATAGAGTCCAGATCATTAGGAACATCTGTAGCTGGTATTCCAGTAAATTTTTATGACCTTGACGCAATGACTCAAGGCTTTCAAAGGAGTGATCTAATAATTGTGGCAGGAAGACCCTCAATGGGAAAAACTTCAATGGTTTTAAACCTAGCAAAAAATGTAGCTCAATCTCAGGATCTTCCAGTTTGTGTATTTAGCCTTGAGATGAGCAAAGAACAACTTACATATAGATTACTTTCTATGGAAGTAGGTATAGAAAGCGGAAGATTAAGAACCGGAAGACTACAACAAGAAGAATGGCCTTTACTTGGAGAAGGAATTAACTCTTTAGGTCAACTGCCAATTTTTATTGATGATAAGCCTAATTTAAGTGTTTTAGAAATGAGGTCTCTATGCAGAAGATTAATAGCTGAGCAGAAAAAAGAACTTGGTTTAATAGTTATTGACTACTTACAACTAATGGAGGGTACAACACCTGATAACAGAGTTCAAGAGCTATCTCGTATCACTAGAGGTCTCAAAAGTATGGCAAGAGAGTTAAAAGTACCAGTAGTTGCTTTATCTCAATTAAGTAGAGGAGTTGAATCAAGAACAAATAAAAGACCTATGTTAAGTGACCTTAGAGAATCCGGATCTATAGAACAAGATGCCGACTTAGTATTAATGATTTACAGAGATGAGTATTACAATCCAGAAACTGAAGACAGAGGAATAACTGAAATTATTGTCACGAAACACAGAAACGGCCCTGTTGGAACTGTTAAATTATTATTTGAACCCCAATTTACAAGATTTAGAAACTTAGCCAACTAA
- a CDS encoding SprT family zinc-dependent metalloprotease: MSLIPLLPVFHKFNRQFFDQSLTTNREPLVKVRWSDNRLKTTAGFYKRKQLKGVIDSEIILSKPILSKLSCNEIHSTLCHEMIHAWVDRILNINEIHGPNFLSKMNEINKAENNFQISIRHNFPVERKALKYTGKCLNCGEKYMYRKRIKNIACKKCCNLFFNGSWNKKCLILFD, encoded by the coding sequence ATGTCTCTAATTCCTCTTTTACCAGTATTTCATAAGTTTAATAGGCAATTTTTTGATCAATCTTTAACAACTAATAGAGAACCTTTAGTAAAGGTTAGATGGAGCGATAATAGATTAAAGACAACTGCAGGTTTTTATAAGCGTAAACAACTTAAAGGAGTAATTGATTCTGAAATAATTTTGTCAAAGCCAATTTTAAGTAAATTATCGTGTAATGAAATTCACAGTACTTTATGTCATGAAATGATTCATGCATGGGTAGATAGGATTTTGAATATTAATGAAATACATGGACCAAATTTTTTGAGTAAAATGAATGAAATTAACAAAGCAGAAAATAATTTTCAGATAAGCATTAGACATAATTTTCCTGTTGAAAGAAAGGCATTAAAATATACAGGCAAATGTTTAAATTGTGGGGAGAAATATATGTATAGAAAAAGAATTAAAAATATTGCTTGTAAGAAATGTTGTAATTTGTTCTTTAATGGATCCTGGAATAAAAAGTGTCTAATTTTGTTTGATTGA
- a CDS encoding TVP38/TMEM64 family protein: protein MTLIFENIYNLAYFFNTNIGIFAFILLYILIVLLILPASWLSLLSGFLYGSYLGSIIVFFAAVIGASGAFFISKSFLSIKLKKVINRFPRLSLMEQVVQKGGLKLILLARLSPLFPFSILNYFYGLNNIKFRNFALGLLGIIPGTFLYCSIGSLAKSLQELKNLQPTNNLFITIISVVSTLLVVYFSAKYAKEYINESKEISL, encoded by the coding sequence ATGACTCTTATTTTTGAAAATATCTATAACTTAGCCTATTTTTTTAATACAAATATTGGCATTTTTGCTTTCATCCTTTTATATATTTTAATTGTTTTATTAATTCTTCCTGCCTCTTGGTTATCTTTATTATCTGGTTTTTTATATGGTTCTTATCTCGGTTCAATTATAGTTTTTTTTGCGGCAGTTATTGGAGCTTCAGGAGCATTCTTTATTTCAAAAAGTTTTTTATCAATAAAGCTTAAAAAAGTTATTAATCGTTTTCCCAGATTAAGTCTTATGGAACAAGTAGTGCAAAAAGGTGGTCTTAAATTAATCCTCTTAGCACGACTTTCTCCCCTCTTCCCTTTTAGTATTCTTAATTATTTTTATGGGTTAAATAATATTAAATTTAGAAACTTTGCTCTTGGTCTTTTAGGAATCATTCCTGGAACATTTCTTTATTGTTCTATAGGCAGCTTGGCAAAAAGCTTGCAGGAATTAAAAAATTTACAGCCAACAAATAATTTATTTATAACAATTATAAGTGTGGTTTCTACTTTGTTGGTTGTTTATTTTTCAGCAAAGTACGCTAAAGAATATATTAATGAGTCAAAAGAAATTAGTCTCTAA
- the mnmG gene encoding tRNA uridine-5-carboxymethylaminomethyl(34) synthesis enzyme MnmG, with translation MKDPQSPNESFDIIVIGGGHAGCEAAITTAKLGFSTALFTINLDRIAWQPCNPAVGGPAKSQLVHEIDALGGIIGQLADETAIQKRILNASRGPAVWALRAQTDKREYSKRMIEILQNTDNLSLKEAMITELVIKEAETFSNNLKNKTKKIKGVKTFFGTYYYAKSIIITAGTFLEGRIWIGNKSMSAGRSGEQAAQGLTQSLHNLGIKTERLKTGTPARVDKKSISFDELDIQPSTASDKYFSFDPKIKNNMPQVSCHITRTTLKTHELIRNNLHLTPIYGGFIDSKGPRYCPSIEDKIVKFADKNSHQIFLEPEGINTPEIYVQGFSTGLPENIQLDLLRTLPGLNKCKMLRPAYAVEYEYIPATQLKSSLETIEIENLFSAGQINGTTGYEEAAAQGLVAGINATRKLNMKDPIIFSRESSYIGTMINDLITRDLKEPYRVLTSRSEYRLTLRGDNADRRLTPLGFEIGLIDERRWLAHKKKMKSLKEENSRLENTRLKCTDEIAKKIELDSGSKIKGSTTLKELLKRPNLHYSDFIRYDLVDKTLPISVIEGVEIDIKYEGYLKRQKNNIDQINRQSLKSLSSEINYDQIDTLSLEARENLNKIKPTNFGDASKIPGVSKADLTALLVWLKIKELKNEKKTSFAEKKLSS, from the coding sequence ATGAAAGATCCACAATCCCCAAATGAGTCTTTTGACATTATTGTTATTGGAGGGGGACATGCAGGTTGTGAAGCTGCAATTACGACAGCAAAATTAGGATTTTCTACTGCGTTATTTACAATAAATTTAGATAGGATTGCTTGGCAACCATGTAATCCAGCTGTAGGTGGGCCAGCAAAAAGTCAATTAGTCCATGAGATTGATGCTTTAGGAGGAATCATTGGACAATTAGCTGATGAAACTGCAATCCAAAAAAGAATTTTAAATGCGAGTAGGGGGCCAGCCGTTTGGGCATTAAGGGCTCAAACAGACAAAAGAGAATACTCTAAACGAATGATAGAAATACTCCAAAACACAGATAATCTTTCGTTAAAGGAGGCTATGATTACTGAATTAGTAATAAAAGAGGCTGAAACTTTTTCCAATAACTTAAAGAATAAGACTAAAAAAATCAAAGGTGTAAAAACTTTTTTTGGAACCTACTATTATGCAAAATCAATAATAATTACTGCAGGAACTTTTTTGGAAGGAAGAATCTGGATAGGTAATAAATCAATGTCTGCAGGGAGATCTGGAGAGCAAGCGGCACAAGGATTAACGCAAAGCTTACATAATCTTGGAATAAAAACTGAGCGATTAAAAACTGGAACTCCTGCAAGAGTTGATAAAAAGAGTATTTCTTTTGATGAATTAGATATTCAACCAAGTACAGCTTCAGATAAATATTTTTCGTTTGATCCCAAAATCAAAAACAATATGCCGCAAGTAAGTTGTCATATAACAAGAACAACTTTAAAAACTCATGAATTAATTCGCAATAATTTGCATTTAACTCCTATCTATGGAGGATTTATAGATAGTAAAGGTCCTAGATATTGCCCTTCAATCGAAGACAAAATTGTAAAATTTGCAGACAAAAATTCACATCAAATTTTTTTAGAGCCTGAAGGGATAAATACACCAGAAATATACGTACAAGGATTCTCTACTGGATTACCTGAAAATATTCAATTAGACCTTTTAAGAACATTACCAGGATTAAATAAATGTAAAATGCTTAGGCCTGCTTATGCTGTTGAATATGAATACATCCCAGCGACACAACTTAAGTCATCATTAGAAACAATTGAGATAGAAAATTTATTTAGTGCTGGACAAATCAATGGAACAACTGGCTATGAAGAAGCTGCTGCCCAAGGATTAGTTGCAGGAATTAATGCAACTAGAAAACTAAATATGAAAGATCCAATAATATTTTCAAGAGAGAGCAGCTATATAGGCACCATGATAAATGACTTAATTACGAGAGATCTTAAAGAACCATATAGAGTCCTCACAAGTAGAAGTGAATATAGACTTACCTTACGAGGAGATAATGCTGATAGGAGATTAACTCCTTTAGGTTTTGAAATAGGCTTAATAGATGAAAGAAGATGGTTGGCTCATAAGAAAAAAATGAAATCACTTAAAGAAGAAAATTCAAGATTAGAAAATACACGTTTAAAATGTACTGATGAAATCGCTAAAAAAATAGAGTTAGATAGTGGATCAAAAATTAAAGGATCAACAACATTAAAAGAACTTTTAAAAAGACCCAATCTTCACTATTCTGATTTTATAAGATATGATTTGGTAGACAAAACTCTTCCGATATCAGTAATTGAAGGAGTTGAAATAGATATCAAATACGAAGGCTACCTTAAAAGACAAAAAAATAATATTGATCAGATAAATCGTCAAAGTCTCAAATCACTTTCATCAGAAATTAATTATGACCAAATAGATACTTTATCTCTAGAAGCCCGTGAAAATTTAAATAAGATAAAACCTACTAATTTTGGTGATGCATCGAAGATACCCGGTGTAAGTAAAGCTGATTTAACAGCATTACTAGTTTGGCTCAAAATTAAGGAACTAAAAAATGAAAAGAAAACTAGTTTTGCTGAAAAAAAGTTATCATCATAA
- a CDS encoding chorismate lyase, protein MVTALNNKLFKSPKILWEEKATAFLVANALPKISGAWKLMLLGDGSPTRHLQLLTNHETKIRLISMQIDPLFEKEGPREIDQLKEPLIRRQVWIRNQNKNLAWAESWWNSQQVSQNLKSKEEPIWKNLTQDRSELFREVDSISIVNSNWLEEEFCFEGPFWSRNYRFFRNKKPLTIIREVFNPLLETWLGPSGIQNFSNLYSSSSRPRNTSSII, encoded by the coding sequence TTGGTAACAGCACTGAATAATAAACTCTTCAAATCACCAAAAATTTTATGGGAAGAGAAAGCTACTGCCTTTTTAGTTGCAAATGCTTTACCAAAAATATCTGGGGCATGGAAATTAATGTTACTTGGGGATGGCAGTCCAACAAGACATTTACAGCTTTTAACTAATCACGAAACAAAAATCAGATTAATATCTATGCAGATAGATCCTCTATTTGAAAAAGAGGGTCCAAGAGAAATCGATCAATTAAAAGAACCCTTAATTAGAAGGCAAGTTTGGATTAGAAATCAAAACAAGAATCTTGCCTGGGCTGAAAGTTGGTGGAATTCACAACAAGTCAGTCAAAATTTAAAATCAAAAGAAGAACCAATCTGGAAAAACTTAACTCAAGATAGATCAGAATTATTTAGAGAAGTGGACAGCATTTCAATAGTTAATTCAAATTGGTTAGAGGAGGAATTTTGTTTTGAAGGCCCATTTTGGTCAAGAAATTACAGATTTTTTCGTAATAAAAAACCTCTAACTATTATTCGCGAAGTCTTCAATCCTCTTTTAGAAACTTGGTTAGGTCCATCAGGAATTCAAAATTTCTCTAATCTATATTCTTCTTCGTCTAGACCTCGGAATACTTCTTCCATTATTTGA
- a CDS encoding acyl-CoA desaturase yields the protein MKSVIFQETANLKKPVPAEKVIELSDKLLEPSSHSKRYPPRLHKTWGTIFFMIAIHLLSLLALQPQFWSMPAVTALFFFYWLTACLGVTLGYHRLLSHRSFVVPKWLERFFATCGAISCQHGPIDWVGLHRHHHSFSDTEVDHHNSKRGFWWSHMGWMFKDVEALKAVPKLSADLIKDPYYRFLNKYFLFLQIPIGLCLYAIGQKLGVGGWALVLWGIPLRLVVVYHITWLVNSATHCWGKAPFESGDGSKNNAWVAALTFGEGWHNNHHAFPNSARQGLFRGQIDLTWEHIKILAKLGFAKKVKLPSRSYY from the coding sequence ATGAAATCAGTTATCTTCCAAGAAACAGCCAACTTAAAAAAACCTGTCCCTGCAGAAAAAGTTATAGAACTTTCGGATAAATTACTTGAACCATCTAGTCACTCTAAGAGATATCCTCCAAGATTACACAAAACATGGGGAACAATCTTTTTTATGATTGCCATTCATTTATTATCCTTATTGGCATTACAACCTCAGTTTTGGAGCATGCCTGCAGTAACTGCATTATTTTTCTTTTACTGGTTAACTGCTTGTCTTGGAGTCACTTTAGGTTATCATCGTTTACTTTCCCATAGATCGTTTGTTGTCCCAAAATGGTTGGAGAGATTTTTTGCTACATGTGGAGCTATCAGCTGCCAGCATGGACCAATAGATTGGGTTGGTTTACACAGGCATCACCACTCTTTCTCAGACACAGAAGTTGATCATCACAACAGTAAGAGAGGATTTTGGTGGAGTCACATGGGTTGGATGTTTAAAGATGTTGAGGCATTAAAAGCAGTGCCAAAATTAAGTGCAGATTTAATTAAAGATCCATACTATAGATTCCTTAATAAATATTTTCTCTTTTTACAAATTCCTATTGGCTTATGTTTGTATGCAATAGGGCAAAAATTAGGTGTTGGAGGATGGGCATTAGTATTATGGGGAATACCTCTAAGACTTGTAGTGGTTTATCACATTACTTGGTTAGTAAACTCAGCTACCCATTGTTGGGGAAAAGCTCCTTTTGAAAGTGGCGATGGTTCAAAAAATAATGCTTGGGTTGCAGCTTTAACATTTGGAGAAGGATGGCATAATAATCATCATGCATTTCCTAATTCAGCTAGACAGGGATTATTTAGAGGCCAAATTGATTTAACATGGGAACATATTAAGATTCTTGCCAAATTAGGATTCGCAAAAAAAGTAAAATTACCCTCTAGGTCTTATTATTAA
- the gcvH gene encoding glycine cleavage system protein GcvH, whose protein sequence is MSYKFPNYLRYADTHEYVKEENGLFKIGVSEFAIDQLGDIVFVELVEKGTNLQKGETFGTIESVKAVEEVYLPFSGEVISVNEGVIDNPEILQNDPIGDGWLLIIKSESNVLLDELMNSDEYKSKVVPN, encoded by the coding sequence ATGTCTTATAAGTTTCCAAATTATCTAAGATATGCTGATACACATGAATATGTGAAGGAAGAAAATGGATTGTTTAAAATTGGTGTTAGTGAGTTTGCTATTGATCAATTAGGAGACATTGTTTTTGTTGAATTAGTCGAGAAGGGAACTAATTTACAAAAAGGAGAAACTTTTGGAACAATTGAATCTGTCAAGGCTGTTGAAGAAGTATATCTTCCTTTTTCAGGTGAAGTGATTTCTGTAAATGAAGGAGTTATTGATAATCCAGAAATTTTGCAAAATGATCCAATTGGTGATGGATGGTTGCTGATTATTAAATCAGAATCAAATGTTTTGTTAGACGAATTAATGAATTCAGATGAATATAAGTCAAAGGTTGTTCCGAATTAA
- a CDS encoding aminotransferase class I/II-fold pyridoxal phosphate-dependent enzyme: protein MKNKNYNFSLAEEMVISVEEGLKGIFNERSNQIYYKLNNILKIFKEEKVSTSHFNQSTGSGHDDLSRQKIDEVFAKFFLAEKSAVRMQFVSGTHAISSVLFGILRPGDLMLSVTGTPYDTLEEVIGIRGKGKGSLLDLGVGYRQISMDERKNSYEDKLVDFFKHNKCKLVFIQKSCGYSWRKSLNNNQIKQICNLVHSLNPETICFVDNCYGELVEDSEPIINGANIIAGSLIKNLGGTIVPTGGYIAGDSELVEMACCRLTAPGIGADAGINFGFGRLILQGLFLAPQMVHESLKGADLVAAVFKKLGFIVLPEPKSYRSDIIQAVRLNNPHLIQKVCQSFQNSSPIDSFLNVIPSPMSGYDSNLLMSGGTFIEGSTSEFSADAPLRDPFNIFVQGGSHIAHIKIALIQLVFELLEENLIEKESLIFP, encoded by the coding sequence ATGAAAAATAAAAATTATAATTTTAGCTTAGCCGAAGAAATGGTTATATCTGTGGAAGAAGGTTTAAAGGGTATTTTTAATGAAAGATCAAATCAAATCTATTACAAATTAAATAATATCTTGAAAATTTTTAAAGAAGAAAAAGTCTCAACTAGTCACTTTAATCAATCTACAGGTAGCGGACATGATGATTTATCTAGGCAAAAGATTGATGAGGTATTTGCAAAATTTTTTCTCGCAGAAAAATCAGCTGTCAGGATGCAATTTGTAAGTGGTACCCATGCTATAAGCTCCGTTCTTTTTGGTATTTTACGGCCAGGGGATTTAATGTTATCTGTAACTGGAACTCCTTACGATACATTGGAGGAAGTGATCGGTATAAGAGGAAAGGGCAAAGGTTCTTTATTAGATTTAGGAGTTGGATATCGTCAAATTAGTATGGATGAAAGAAAAAATTCCTACGAAGATAAACTAGTAGATTTTTTTAAACATAATAAATGTAAACTAGTATTTATCCAGAAAAGTTGTGGTTATAGTTGGAGAAAATCTTTAAATAATAATCAAATAAAACAAATCTGTAATCTTGTTCATTCACTTAATCCTGAGACTATTTGTTTTGTGGATAATTGTTATGGAGAACTTGTAGAAGATAGTGAACCAATTATTAATGGCGCAAATATAATCGCTGGATCGCTAATTAAAAATTTGGGTGGGACTATTGTTCCTACTGGCGGATATATTGCAGGTGATTCTGAATTAGTTGAAATGGCATGTTGTAGATTGACCGCACCAGGAATTGGTGCCGATGCAGGAATTAACTTTGGTTTCGGAAGATTAATTCTGCAGGGATTATTTTTAGCACCACAAATGGTGCACGAATCTTTAAAAGGTGCTGATTTGGTAGCTGCAGTATTTAAAAAACTAGGTTTTATTGTTTTACCGGAGCCTAAATCGTACAGATCAGACATCATTCAAGCAGTTAGATTAAATAATCCACACTTAATACAAAAAGTATGTCAGTCCTTTCAAAATTCTTCACCAATAGATTCTTTTTTAAATGTTATTCCTTCTCCAATGAGTGGTTATGATTCAAATTTATTAATGTCTGGAGGTACATTTATTGAAGGAAGTACAAGTGAATTTTCAGCTGATGCTCCTTTAAGAGATCCATTTAATATTTTTGTTCAAGGTGGTTCTCACATTGCTCACATCAAAATCGCTTTAATTCAATTAGTATTTGAATTATTAGAAGAAAATCTAATTGAAAAGGAATCTCTCATTTTTCCATAA